One stretch of Leadbetterella byssophila DSM 17132 DNA includes these proteins:
- a CDS encoding glycoside hydrolase family 130 protein: MNFAERFTAIHGLYEELIRRPNEKIPFGNGAVSRYKFPVLTSEHIPPFWRYDLDARSNPHLMERFGINAIFNAGALFWNNKFLVVARVEGKDRKSFFAIAESDNGIDNFRFWDYPILLPETEEPDINVYDMRLTPHEDGWIYGLFCTERKDPNAAPGDESSAIAQCGIVRTKDLRKWVRLPDLITPSPQQRNVVLHPEFYQGKYLFYTRPQDGFLEAGSGGGIALGTCDDIENAIIQSEILLDRKEYHTISESKNGQGPPPIKTKEGWLHLAHGVRQTAAGLRYVLYMFMTDLHQLDKVIYKPAGYFLAPEGEERIGDVSNVLFSNGWIALPSGEVYIYYASSDTRLHVATSTIEKLVDYCKNTPADGLRSRTSVERLNQLIDKNKGL, translated from the coding sequence ATGAATTTCGCGGAAAGATTTACTGCCATTCACGGTCTGTATGAAGAATTGATTCGTAGACCTAATGAGAAGATTCCATTTGGAAATGGAGCGGTGAGCCGGTATAAATTTCCTGTGCTCACTTCTGAACATATTCCTCCTTTCTGGAGGTATGACCTGGATGCTAGATCTAATCCCCATCTCATGGAGAGGTTCGGGATTAACGCCATTTTCAATGCCGGAGCACTTTTTTGGAACAATAAATTCCTAGTAGTGGCCAGGGTAGAAGGGAAGGATAGGAAGTCTTTCTTCGCGATAGCGGAGAGCGACAATGGCATAGATAATTTCCGCTTTTGGGATTACCCTATTCTACTTCCTGAGACTGAGGAGCCGGATATTAATGTGTATGATATGCGCCTCACCCCTCATGAGGACGGCTGGATTTACGGATTATTCTGTACAGAAAGAAAAGACCCGAACGCAGCTCCGGGCGACGAGTCCTCTGCCATTGCCCAATGTGGAATAGTTAGGACAAAGGATCTGCGGAAATGGGTACGCTTACCTGACCTCATTACCCCTTCGCCTCAACAAAGAAATGTAGTCCTGCATCCTGAGTTTTACCAGGGTAAGTATCTTTTTTATACCCGACCACAAGATGGATTTTTAGAAGCAGGATCCGGAGGGGGTATTGCACTTGGAACCTGTGATGATATTGAAAATGCAATTATTCAGTCGGAAATTCTCCTGGATCGTAAGGAATACCATACTATTTCAGAATCAAAAAATGGTCAAGGACCGCCCCCTATAAAAACGAAAGAGGGGTGGTTACATCTGGCGCATGGGGTACGTCAAACGGCTGCGGGTTTACGCTACGTACTCTATATGTTTATGACAGATCTGCATCAACTAGATAAAGTTATCTATAAGCCTGCAGGGTACTTTTTAGCTCCGGAAGGAGAAGAGAGGATAGGAGACGTATCTAATGTCTTGTTCTCAAACGGATGGATTGCCCTTCCTAGTGGTGAAGTATATATTTATTATGCTTCATCAGATACCCGACTACATGTAGCCACCAGTACCATTGAAAAATTAGTAGATTATTGTAAAAATACTCCTGCTGATGGCTTAAGAAGTAGAACTTCCGTAGAACGTTTGAATCAATTAATCGACAAGAATAAAGGTCTATGA
- a CDS encoding IPT/TIG domain-containing protein, whose translation MKRYSLLFLFAALALTWSCTEDTDGTPGIKPGNLSISSVFPDSASGGELVVVKGSGLGDIRSVVLEKGEVPAGFQPTLNTEGVFMFRVPLEAQGGTQKVTLTNGNGVSQSFDLRVLAFPVIYDVSNYNFSAGSEITITGLNLEDVHTVRFAGTNESIDIVSKTKTSLTIKFKSTNVERSALDIINATGPIKTTQEFVNLDKAFVIFTDAYGEGFGDGSWGDPGTITDAEAKTGSKSIYKNYQKGNWHLINFANWWPGVEENKDWKYLTVWIKGASQDYTLYLTGDMRAGGFGNGDRSYPLNVPAGKWTYFKIPLSEVKLWEKGTPFFQLGFWIPGPDAQDEIFHFDDLIFVK comes from the coding sequence ATGAAAAGATATAGTTTATTATTCCTATTCGCAGCTCTGGCATTGACCTGGTCTTGTACAGAGGATACTGATGGAACCCCCGGTATTAAACCAGGGAATCTATCCATAAGCAGCGTATTTCCGGATAGTGCTTCCGGAGGAGAGTTAGTGGTGGTAAAAGGTTCCGGCTTAGGAGATATTCGCTCTGTAGTTTTAGAGAAAGGTGAAGTGCCTGCAGGCTTTCAGCCAACCTTAAATACAGAGGGTGTCTTCATGTTTCGAGTGCCTTTGGAGGCCCAGGGAGGAACTCAAAAAGTTACTCTGACAAATGGCAACGGGGTTAGTCAAAGCTTTGACCTTAGGGTACTGGCCTTCCCTGTGATTTACGACGTGAGTAACTACAACTTCAGTGCAGGCTCTGAGATAACCATAACAGGTCTTAACCTGGAAGATGTACATACCGTTCGGTTTGCAGGTACAAATGAATCTATAGACATCGTGTCTAAAACCAAGACAAGTTTGACCATCAAGTTTAAGAGTACCAATGTAGAAAGGTCTGCATTGGATATCATAAACGCGACAGGGCCTATTAAGACTACTCAAGAGTTTGTCAATCTGGACAAAGCCTTCGTCATCTTTACAGATGCGTACGGTGAAGGATTTGGAGACGGATCTTGGGGAGATCCTGGCACCATTACAGATGCAGAGGCAAAGACCGGTTCGAAATCTATTTACAAAAACTATCAGAAAGGCAACTGGCATTTGATCAATTTTGCCAATTGGTGGCCGGGAGTTGAGGAAAATAAAGATTGGAAGTATTTGACCGTATGGATCAAGGGAGCTTCTCAGGATTATACCCTTTACCTGACTGGAGATATGAGAGCCGGAGGTTTTGGTAATGGAGATAGATCTTATCCTTTAAATGTTCCTGCCGGAAAATGGACCTATTTTAAAATACCATTGTCGGAAGTTAAATTGTGGGAAAAAGGAACACCGTTCTTCCAATTGGGCTTCTGGATTCCTGGACCTGATGCTCAAGATGAGATCTTCCATTTTGATGATTTGATTTTTGTGAAATAA
- a CDS encoding RagB/SusD family nutrient uptake outer membrane protein: MKKILSLMFVALLLNACSSDFIERPSLSGTTTGNYYNTETEVRNATSTLYSGLPWRDFESRAQDAIGDVMSGNMFTYEDSEYLNMTYSAASQRIGAAWKAFYKVIGYANILINTFEAKKASGGGAFLDPAIAECHFIRGMVYFYIARIWGDAPIITDPAAVTLSGNFDIPRYFKDDVLRFAREELIMAEAGLPENDEPGRLTKGSAKGMLAKLYLYTKDYANAKQKAQEVIQSGKYQLVDDYYGMFTKVAMNNNPETMFSIQHQFAQDPWGTGNLKNPDRGPSNLQTAEAAMWGMYMPSLDILAAYEFGDKRRAWSVMEHGWEKREWKPQRPNAPEYNAFMANGFRYDTLQPETAGGIKNAVRSNITKYFAGPGKSFGGEAVNGQNSGNNVVLLRYADVLLIFAEATLGTAASTSDAAALAAFNSVRARAGLPAKTSITLDDILKERRVEFAFEGDYWFDIQRQGFAKAKEMISKQNRGSYDGGPVYITNFTEDRMYLPIPASETVQAPALLGPAVPYYND; encoded by the coding sequence ATGAAAAAAATATTGAGTCTAATGTTTGTCGCACTCTTGCTTAATGCATGTAGTTCTGACTTCATAGAGCGACCAAGTTTATCCGGTACTACTACAGGTAACTATTATAATACAGAGACCGAGGTTAGAAATGCGACCAGTACACTGTACAGTGGACTTCCTTGGAGGGATTTCGAAAGCCGTGCACAAGATGCCATAGGTGATGTAATGTCAGGTAATATGTTTACCTATGAGGATTCAGAATATCTGAATATGACTTATTCCGCAGCATCCCAACGTATAGGTGCTGCATGGAAAGCATTCTATAAGGTTATAGGTTACGCCAATATTCTGATCAATACTTTCGAAGCCAAAAAGGCTTCGGGAGGTGGTGCATTTTTAGATCCTGCCATTGCAGAATGTCACTTTATCAGAGGAATGGTGTACTTCTATATCGCTAGAATCTGGGGAGATGCTCCCATCATCACAGACCCTGCTGCCGTTACGCTTTCCGGAAATTTTGATATCCCGCGTTATTTCAAAGACGATGTGTTGCGCTTTGCAAGGGAAGAATTAATAATGGCTGAAGCAGGTTTGCCTGAAAACGATGAGCCCGGTAGGCTGACCAAAGGTTCCGCGAAAGGTATGCTGGCAAAGTTATATCTGTACACTAAAGACTATGCTAATGCTAAGCAGAAAGCTCAAGAGGTGATTCAGTCCGGTAAATACCAACTAGTAGATGATTACTACGGCATGTTTACTAAAGTGGCTATGAACAATAATCCGGAAACCATGTTCTCCATTCAGCATCAATTTGCTCAAGACCCATGGGGTACAGGTAACCTGAAAAATCCGGATAGGGGACCATCTAATTTGCAGACTGCTGAAGCGGCCATGTGGGGCATGTATATGCCTTCCTTAGATATCCTAGCGGCCTATGAATTTGGAGATAAGCGTAGAGCATGGTCAGTGATGGAGCACGGTTGGGAAAAGAGGGAATGGAAACCTCAGCGTCCTAATGCGCCTGAGTATAATGCGTTCATGGCAAATGGATTCCGCTATGATACCCTTCAACCGGAAACGGCAGGAGGAATCAAGAATGCGGTTAGATCTAACATTACGAAGTACTTCGCCGGTCCCGGAAAGAGCTTTGGTGGTGAAGCAGTGAACGGACAGAATTCCGGTAACAACGTGGTTCTACTTCGCTATGCAGATGTCTTACTCATCTTTGCTGAAGCTACTTTGGGAACAGCAGCTTCTACCTCTGATGCCGCAGCATTAGCTGCCTTTAATAGTGTGAGAGCAAGAGCAGGATTACCTGCCAAGACTTCCATTACTTTAGATGATATTCTAAAGGAAAGAAGAGTGGAATTTGCATTTGAAGGAGATTATTGGTTTGATATCCAAAGACAAGGGTTTGCTAAAGCCAAAGAAATGATATCCAAACAGAATAGGGGAAGTTATGATGGAGGTCCGGTATATATTACCAACTTCACAGAAGATAGAATGTACCTTCCTATTCCTGCGTCTGAAACCGTTCAGGCCCCGGCCTTATTGGGACCTGCAGTACCTTATTACAATGATTAA
- a CDS encoding glycoside hydrolase family 26 protein, translating to MKKSFILLFLCLAKGWCQIHPIPTLLTKNLYQNLRNFEGKGVFLGHQDALAYGLNADGSRWIGEKDRSDIHSVSGEFPAVLGLDLGRIELGTSHNLDQVPFEDMKVHIRQTYERGGFSTISWHLNNPVNPEKTSWDHVPGTVSKILEDPEVKSRYLSWLDLVAAFLSDLKTSDGNYIPVIFRPFHEHTGSWFWWGADHCTPDEYKALWKLTVDYLFQKKKLNHILIAYSTDVFRDKAHYLERYPGDEYVDLLGVDTYHRNAPESNTAFVHKLRSMLSILDQLSTEKKKPYAITETGLEQITEKDWWSNVVVPALDGFRPSYLLLWRNGYDKHYYAPYPGQGSVADFKEVLKSGKLILSNGIQGIYR from the coding sequence ATGAAAAAATCGTTTATATTATTATTCCTTTGCTTAGCAAAAGGCTGGTGTCAGATACACCCTATACCTACTCTTCTTACAAAAAATTTATACCAGAATCTTCGAAATTTCGAAGGCAAAGGGGTATTTCTGGGTCACCAGGATGCTCTGGCCTATGGCTTGAATGCTGATGGTAGTAGATGGATAGGAGAAAAGGATAGAAGCGATATCCATTCTGTAAGCGGTGAATTTCCCGCAGTTCTAGGTTTAGACTTAGGAAGAATTGAATTGGGAACTTCGCATAATCTTGATCAGGTGCCGTTTGAAGATATGAAGGTTCATATTCGCCAGACCTATGAGAGAGGTGGATTTAGCACTATTTCCTGGCACCTCAATAATCCAGTGAATCCTGAAAAAACTTCCTGGGACCATGTGCCAGGAACGGTATCCAAGATCTTGGAGGATCCTGAGGTCAAAAGCAGGTATCTATCTTGGCTGGATTTAGTGGCGGCCTTCCTGTCTGATTTGAAAACCTCAGATGGAAACTATATCCCAGTTATCTTTAGACCCTTTCATGAACATACAGGGTCCTGGTTCTGGTGGGGAGCGGACCATTGCACACCTGATGAATACAAGGCACTTTGGAAGCTAACCGTGGATTATTTATTCCAAAAGAAAAAGCTGAACCACATTCTTATAGCTTATTCTACAGACGTGTTTAGAGATAAAGCACATTATTTGGAAAGATATCCTGGAGATGAGTATGTGGATTTACTAGGAGTGGATACTTATCACCGGAATGCCCCTGAAAGTAATACCGCCTTTGTCCATAAGTTAAGAAGTATGTTGAGTATACTGGATCAATTGTCCACGGAGAAAAAGAAACCGTATGCTATAACAGAAACGGGTTTAGAGCAGATCACCGAGAAGGATTGGTGGAGTAATGTAGTGGTGCCGGCACTTGATGGTTTTAGGCCTAGCTATCTACTGCTATGGCGAAATGGATATGATAAACATTATTATGCTCCTTATCCGGGGCAGGGCAGTGTAGCTGATTTCAAAGAGGTTCTGAAGTCAGGGAAGCTGATATTAAGTAATGGCATACAAGGTATTTACCGCTGA
- a CDS encoding sodium:solute symporter family protein encodes MAYKVFTADMNFWDFAVIAAYLLCVTGIGILLRKKSRQTKEDYLMGGKRLPWWLLGISNASGMFDISGTIWMVSIMFVYGVKSIWLPWLWPVFNQVFMFVYLSIWLRRSNASTGAEWMETRFGKRATGAQRIIIVFALLSCLSFMAYGFIGLGKFVEIFIPFSSISPFLPFSIPADFVPHFYGIIFTLFAVFYAILGGMSSIVWADLVQYSLMALGAFCIALFAISELRTHDLIVPEGWKDLHFQWDLGVNWEGILPEVNKKIEEDGFHPFGLFFTLMFTKGILSSLAGPAPNYDMQKILSTRNPKEAALMSMFVNVVLLPTRYLMIIGFTVLALLYYPQLDLQTASGKVDFEKILPSTILKFAPAGLLGLFLVELLSAFMGTFAGTLNAAQAYIVNDIYLKFKKDRKGNLQKVHFLSGLGVVLLSIFLGLFAKDVNSILQWIVGALYAGFISANVLKWHWWRFNGTGYAVGMAVGILCAMVFPYLFPDTLPLYYFPLILALSFLGGVLGSYSSPPTDRNTLKAFYSQVNPWGFWKPIEEEVRKDSPDFVPNPDFKKDMGNVTLGILAQTAITALPVFLVLWMWKEVAITSLLLGICVVTLFFTWYKKLPNQ; translated from the coding sequence ATGGCATACAAGGTATTTACCGCTGATATGAATTTTTGGGATTTTGCAGTTATCGCAGCTTACTTGCTTTGCGTCACCGGAATCGGTATTCTACTACGTAAAAAGTCTAGGCAGACGAAAGAGGATTACCTCATGGGAGGGAAGCGCCTTCCTTGGTGGTTATTAGGAATATCAAATGCCTCGGGAATGTTTGACATTTCCGGCACCATCTGGATGGTTTCTATCATGTTTGTATATGGGGTCAAAAGCATCTGGTTGCCTTGGCTATGGCCCGTATTCAATCAGGTATTTATGTTTGTGTATTTGTCCATTTGGTTAAGAAGGTCAAATGCCTCTACGGGTGCTGAATGGATGGAGACCCGATTCGGGAAGAGGGCTACGGGCGCCCAAAGGATTATCATCGTCTTTGCCTTGCTGAGTTGTCTCAGTTTTATGGCCTATGGCTTTATAGGATTAGGGAAGTTTGTAGAGATTTTCATCCCGTTTTCCTCCATATCCCCTTTTTTGCCTTTTAGCATACCTGCGGACTTTGTGCCACATTTTTACGGGATAATTTTCACCCTCTTTGCCGTGTTTTACGCTATACTAGGTGGAATGTCAAGTATAGTTTGGGCAGATTTGGTCCAATATTCCTTGATGGCCCTTGGAGCTTTTTGCATCGCACTCTTTGCCATTAGTGAGTTGAGAACGCATGATTTGATTGTTCCAGAAGGATGGAAGGATTTACATTTTCAGTGGGACTTAGGGGTGAATTGGGAGGGGATTCTGCCAGAAGTAAACAAAAAGATAGAGGAGGATGGATTTCATCCTTTTGGATTGTTTTTTACCTTGATGTTTACCAAAGGGATACTCTCCAGCTTAGCCGGCCCTGCTCCTAATTATGACATGCAAAAGATCTTGTCTACCCGCAATCCCAAAGAGGCAGCTTTGATGAGCATGTTTGTCAATGTGGTTCTACTTCCTACCAGATATCTGATGATCATAGGATTCACCGTATTGGCACTATTATATTATCCCCAACTGGATCTGCAAACGGCTAGTGGAAAAGTTGATTTTGAGAAGATTTTACCTTCTACTATTTTGAAATTTGCTCCCGCAGGATTGTTAGGATTGTTCCTGGTGGAATTACTTTCTGCTTTCATGGGCACCTTTGCCGGAACACTAAATGCAGCACAAGCTTATATCGTAAATGATATTTATCTAAAGTTCAAAAAGGATAGAAAGGGAAACCTGCAAAAGGTTCATTTTCTCTCCGGTTTGGGTGTTGTGTTGCTTAGTATTTTCCTTGGCCTTTTTGCCAAAGATGTCAATAGCATATTGCAATGGATAGTAGGAGCATTATATGCCGGTTTTATATCTGCCAATGTTTTGAAATGGCATTGGTGGAGGTTTAATGGAACAGGATATGCCGTAGGTATGGCTGTAGGAATACTTTGCGCCATGGTTTTTCCTTATCTTTTCCCGGATACACTTCCGTTATACTACTTCCCATTGATTTTAGCACTGTCCTTTTTGGGTGGAGTTCTGGGTTCTTATTCTTCTCCGCCCACTGATCGGAATACCTTAAAAGCCTTTTACAGTCAAGTAAATCCTTGGGGCTTCTGGAAGCCCATAGAGGAGGAAGTAAGAAAAGATTCTCCGGACTTTGTGCCTAATCCTGATTTTAAGAAGGATATGGGAAATGTGACTTTAGGTATTTTGGCACAGACTGCCATTACGGCATTGCCCGTTTTCCTAGTGCTGTGGATGTGGAAAGAAGTTGCTATCACGAGCCTTTTGCTCGGAATTTGTGTCGTTACCCTTTTTTTTACTTGGTATAAAAAACTCCCTAACCAATGA